The Armatimonadota bacterium genomic interval CGGTCTCGTCGAAGTAGGTGAGGTCCCGCCCGGAGTGCTGCTGGTGCTGCCGCAGATCGTAGTCAGTGCGGTTGGCCACTCCGGCCAGCTCACCCCAGCCGAAGGGGAAGCGGTACTGCAGGTCTACCGTCCGCTTGGAGTAGTGGGCCAGCGTCTCGGGGGGGTGTTCGTAGCGCCGCAGGTTCTCCCTGGCCACACCCAGATCGACGAAGAACGTCTCCCACAGGTCCAGCCAGGTCTCGAACCAGACCTCATCGCTCCCCGGGCGCACGAAGTACTCGATCTCGGCGATCTCGAACTCGCGCAGCCGGAAGATCCACTTCCCGGTGGTGATCTCGTTGCGAAACGACTTGCCGATCTGAGCGATCCCGAAGGGCACTTTGACCCGCACCGTGTCCAGGACCGCCTTAAAGTTGGTGAACATTCCCTGGGCCGTCTCCGGGCGCAGGTAGGCCAGGGCCGAGCTCTCCTCCGTGGGCCCCAGGTACGTCTTGAACATGAGGTTAAACTGCTTGGGCTCGGTCAGGTCGTGGAGGTGGTCGGGGGCGGGCGGGATCTCCTCATCGGCCCGGAAGCGCTCGTGGCAGATGCGGCACTCCACCAGCGGGTCGTAGAAGGCCGCCTCATGACCGGAGGCGACCAGGACCTCCCGGCGGGTGATAATGGCGGTCTCGATGCCCACCACGTCCTCCCGCTCCTGCACGAAGCGGCGCCACCACTCACGGCGGATGTTGTGGCGCAGCAGCACTCCCAGCGGCCCGAAGTCGTAGATTGCACCCGGCGGGCCGTAGATCTCCGCCGAGGGGTAGACGAAGCCCCGCCGCTTGGCCAGGGTGGCGATGCGGTCCAGAGTGTCGTTGCGGGTCGGCATGCTCATCGCGTATGGCTTCGCATGATCATCGGGTGCCCTGGAAGGAGAAAGAGGCGGCGCACACCGCCGGCGAACAGCCGCTCCCGCGGCGCGCAAAGGGTCGGGGTCGGCCGACCCGACACGCCACGCAAAGCTGGCCGCTCGCGGCTCCTAGCCGATGCCCAGGGGCTCCTCCTCGCGCGGCCGCCGCGGAATGGGGACCGGCAGCGTCGACAGGAGAGTGGCCAGGGCGAAGACGGCCATACCAGCCAGGGCCCAGGAGGTCGGCAGCTCGATGACCTTACCCTCGGTCTTCACCCGGATCTGCCCGGGCGCTCCTGGACGCACCACCTGTCGCGCTTCGTCCAGGGCCGTGCCCAGCTCGACCACGGCGCGCTTGGCCCGCTCCAGGTCGATCTCCATGCGCACACCTCCAGGGAGTACTATACCATCACCGCCTCCCGGCGGCAGTGCCCGCCTTCAGCGCAGCCGCTCCAGGACTCCGGGGCTGCGCAGCCGCACCTCCAGGCGATGCTCCGCGTAGCGGCGCACCAGTTCCAGCAGCAGGCTCTGGTCGTCAGGGGGCAGGGCGAGCCTCCCCACCTCTGCCGCCGGTGCTGCCAGCAGGGCCTCCAGCACGCGCACCAGCTCCGGGCGCAGGCGTACCGCCGCCGGATCCCGCGCCGCGTGGCGGCGGCACACCACTCCCCCCAGCGGGTGGCTCCACGCGGGCGCGCTTCCGGTCTCCTCTCCCCCCACGGCGCAGCGCTCCAGCGCGGGCTGAAATCCCGCCAGGGAGACGAGGTGCAGGCCGAACCACAGCACCGCCGGGGTCTCCTCCGGCCGCCGCAACAGCCGCAGCGCCTCCACCAGGAGGTGGAAGAGCCCGGGCTGCGGCTCCCGCTCCGGGGTCGCCGCCTCCACCAGCTCCGCCAGCAGTGCCGCCTGGCCAAACCGCCGCAGGTCCGTCCGCAGCGCGCCGGTCCCCTCGACCACCTCCACCTGGGCCACCACGTCCAGGGCCCCCCGGCCCCTGGCCAGCAGCAGACGCAGGTGAGAGAAGGGCTCCAGGGCACCGCTGCGCTTGCTGCTGGGCCTGCGCACCCCGCGGGCCACCGCTGAGAGCCTGCCGTACTCGCGGGTGAAGAGGGTCAGCACGCGGTCCGCCTCCCCCAGGGGACGGTGCCGCAGGACCACGGCTTCCGCCTTGTAGACCGGCATCCTTCCTCCCTCAGGCGCGGCCACCCGCACCCTGCAGCACGGTCACTAACAGCAGCGCCAGGCTCAGGCCTACCAGAAGCACCGTCGTTGCCCAGGCCACCGCGTTGCCCGCCGCCCCGTTGGTGTGCGCTCCCATCAGCCGCCGATCGTTGACCAGACGCAGCATGATCACCAGCACCACCGGAAGGAGGATCCCGTTGAGGGCCTGCGAGGCCACCATCACCGGGATGAGGGGCAGGCCCGGCCAGAGGATGACCAGGGCGCTCGCTGCCAGGACGGTCAGAAAGAGGCCGTAGAAAACGGGCGCCTGCGCCAGCGGGCGGTCCAGCCCGGCCTCCCAGCCGAACGCCTCGCAGATGGCGTAGGCTGTGGACAGGGGGATGATGGCTACGGAGAAGACGGCGGCGTTGAGCAGCCCCACAGCGAACAGCAGCGAGGCGTACCGCCCGGCCAGAGGCGCCAGCGCCCGCGCCGCGTCCTCCGCCGTCTCCACGCGGATCCCCTGGGGGAAGAGGGTAGTTGCGGTGGCCACGATGATGGAGCCGGCCACCAGCACCGTGACCAGCCCTCCCAGGATCGTGTCCGCCCGCTCGTAGCGCACGTCGTTGGCCGTCAGTCCCTTATCCACCACGGCCGCCTGGTGGTAGAACTGCATCCACGGCGCGATGGTGGTCCCTACCAGGGCGACGACCAGGACCAGGTACTCCGACCCCGGCCGCCAGGTCGGGACCACCACCGCCTGGAAGACCACCTCCCACTGCGGCCGGGCCAGGATGGCGGAGATGGCGTAGAGCACGTAGAGGGCGGAGGCTCCCAGGAAGATCCGCTCCACCAGTCGGTAGCCGCCGCGCAGCACCAGCACCGCCACCAGCACCGCCGCCAGCGGGACTCCCAGCAGCCGGGGGACCCGGAAGATCTCCAGGCTCCCCGCGACCCCGGCGAAGTCGCCGACGGTGTTCGCCCAGTTGGCCAGCAGCAGGACGGCCATCACCCCGGCGGTGGGGCGGACCCCCAGTTGCTCCCGCAGCAGGTCGGCCAGCCCCAGGCCGGTCACCGCGCCCATGCGTGCGGCCATCTCCTGAATGACGATCAGGGCTACCGCGGCCACCGGCAGGGTCCACAGGAGGGCATACCCGAAGTGGGCGCCCGCCGTCGAGTACGTGGCCACCCCGTTGGCGTCGTTGTCCACTGCCGCCGTAATGATCCCCGGGCCAGCGACGGCAAAGAACAGGGCCGTCCGCTGCCAGCGGAGGCGCAGCCCGGGCACGCCCTTCTACCCCCGCCGCACCCGGCGGATGCGCTCGAGGCGGCGAGGCAGGCGCCCCCCCAGGCGTTCGGCCAGGAGGTCCATCACGTCGTCGACGGCGACGATCCCCAGTAGCCGGTCCGCCGCGTCCACCACGGGGACCGCCAGCAGGTCGTACTTCATCAGGAGCGCGGCGGCGGCCTGGTCGCTCTCCTCGGCGCGCACAGCAATCACCTCGGGAGCGATCAGCGCGCTCACCGGAGTCTGCGGGTCGGCGATGAGCAGGCGACGCAGGGAGAGGACACCGACCAGGCGGCCCCCCTCGTCGACGACGTAGAGGTAGTATATGGTCTCCGCGTCGGGGGCCAGCTCCCGCAGGCGGGCGATGGTCTGCTCCGCAGTGAACGTGGCAGGGATAGCGATGCAGTCGGGGTTCATCCGCCCCCCTGCCGAGTTCGGCGGGTACGCCAGCAGGCGGGAGACCTCGGCCTTGGCCTGGGGCTCCATGCGCGCCATCAGGTCGCTGGCCGTCTCCGCCGGTAGCTCCCCCAGCACGTCCGCTGCCTCGTCCGCCTCCATCTCCCCCAGGATGTCCGAAGCCCGCTCCGCCGGAAGG includes:
- a CDS encoding glycine--tRNA ligase; its protein translation is MPTRNDTLDRIATLAKRRGFVYPSAEIYGPPGAIYDFGPLGVLLRHNIRREWWRRFVQEREDVVGIETAIITRREVLVASGHEAAFYDPLVECRICHERFRADEEIPPAPDHLHDLTEPKQFNLMFKTYLGPTEESSALAYLRPETAQGMFTNFKAVLDTVRVKVPFGIAQIGKSFRNEITTGKWIFRLREFEIAEIEYFVRPGSDEVWFETWLDLWETFFVDLGVARENLRRYEHPPETLAHYSKRTVDLQYRFPFGWGELAGVANRTDYDLRQHQQHSGRDLTYFDETDGTRYHPYVIEPTVSIERAMLVFLLDAYREYPGGRAGKEEGREVEVVLHLHPRLAPVTVAVLPLVKRERMPQIAREVAAELRRTWVVEYDENGSIGRRYRRYDEIGTPWCITVDSQTQKDETVTVRDRDSMAQDRVKIAELRAYLAPRLEAAAPLRAPTEAR
- a CDS encoding divalent metal cation transporter yields the protein MPGLRLRWQRTALFFAVAGPGIITAAVDNDANGVATYSTAGAHFGYALLWTLPVAAVALIVIQEMAARMGAVTGLGLADLLREQLGVRPTAGVMAVLLLANWANTVGDFAGVAGSLEIFRVPRLLGVPLAAVLVAVLVLRGGYRLVERIFLGASALYVLYAISAILARPQWEVVFQAVVVPTWRPGSEYLVLVVALVGTTIAPWMQFYHQAAVVDKGLTANDVRYERADTILGGLVTVLVAGSIIVATATTLFPQGIRVETAEDAARALAPLAGRYASLLFAVGLLNAAVFSVAIIPLSTAYAICEAFGWEAGLDRPLAQAPVFYGLFLTVLAASALVILWPGLPLIPVMVASQALNGILLPVVLVIMLRLVNDRRLMGAHTNGAAGNAVAWATTVLLVGLSLALLLVTVLQGAGGRA
- the recO gene encoding DNA repair protein RecO, with protein sequence MPVYKAEAVVLRHRPLGEADRVLTLFTREYGRLSAVARGVRRPSSKRSGALEPFSHLRLLLARGRGALDVVAQVEVVEGTGALRTDLRRFGQAALLAELVEAATPEREPQPGLFHLLVEALRLLRRPEETPAVLWFGLHLVSLAGFQPALERCAVGGEETGSAPAWSHPLGGVVCRRHAARDPAAVRLRPELVRVLEALLAAPAAEVGRLALPPDDQSLLLELVRRYAEHRLEVRLRSPGVLERLR